The Catellicoccus marimammalium M35/04/3 region AGCACCAACGCTATATGATCCATATACCCATCCAAAAGAAGCTACGGCTCGTCGTAATATGGTTTTAAAAGCAATGTATGAAAATGATAAGATTACAAAAGCTGAATATGAAAAAGCAGAAAAAGAATCCATCAAAGATGGCTTAAAACCATTAAAACAAGAAGATAAGCAAACGAAATTGTTAGATAACTACGTGACACAAGCCGTAAAAGAGGTCGAAGAAGAAACAGGAAAAAATCCATATCTTGTCGGAATGGACATTTATACTAACTTAGACCTAGATGCACAAAAACAGTTGTATCAAATTATGAATGATAATTCGATCGTACCTTATCCAGTGGATGATCCACATGAAAAAGGTGATGAAATGAAATCTGCTGCGACAGTTATGGATGTTAATAATGGTCGTGTCGTTGCTCAATTAGGAGATCGCGATGTGAAAAAAGAAGTTCAACAAGGACAAAACTTAGCAGTAGATGGAAAACGTGACGTTGGTTCAACGGTAAAACCATTTACCGATTACGCACCGGCCATTGAATATTTACATTATTCAACCGCTAAACGTGTGGTAGATCAACCGTATTACTATTCAGATACACGTAAGAAAGTGTCAAACTATGACTTAACTTACAAAGGAACAATGACGATGAAACAAGCATTGATTGATTCACGTAACGTTCCAGCGATGGAATTTTTCGATGCAGTTGGCGCAAACCGAGTAGAAAAATTCTTGAAGACAGGATTTGATTATGAAATTGCTGGTGGAATTAACCAAGCGAGTGCGATTTCACAAGATATGTCTTCTCTAAAACTAGCAAGTATCTACACAGCCTTTGCGAATGGTGGAACATACTATAAACCAACATACGTTAATAAAGTAGTCTTTGCCAATGGTGAAGAACAAGAAATTGAAAGTAAAGGCCAACGCGCGATGTCTGAAGCTACTGCTTATATGATTACCGATATGCTAAAAGGTGTAATCAATCAAGGAACAGGTACGTATGCTCGTATTCCTGGAATTATCCAAGCTGGGAAAACAGGAACTTCTAACTATGAAGACAAAGTTAAAGATCGCATCATTGGTGATAAAGAAGGAGTGCCAGATGTAACCTTTGTTGGTTATACTACGGATTATTGTATTTCTGTTTGGTCTGGATATACAAACTACTTCCATTCTATTGCGCCAGAATATGCGCATAACTCTCAGTTAGTTTACCGTAATATGATGAGCTATATGATGCAAAATGAACCAGTAAAAGATTGGACACAACCAGATGATGTAGTTCGTATTGGTGATGCATTATACGTTAAGGGCTATACAAGTAATCAAAATGTTCCATTGAGTGAAGATTCAGAAACGATTCGTCAAAACTTACAAAAAGATGGACATATGGTGGAAAATGGAGAAGCAACACCAGCTTCTGCTGAAGAAGGTGGAGAGATGCCACAAGACACAAGCAGTAGTTCAAGTCAAGAACAGAGTCAAGGAAATACTTGGGAAACACCAACGAATATGAGTGGGACAACCCAAAGTAGTTCAGCCTCCTCAGCTTCTGTAGTATCTTATGATAATGCTCCACAACAAAATACTAATCAATCAGTAAATGACCAACAAAATGGTAATCAACAAAATGTAACAAATAATGCACCAGCAACTTCTGCTTGGGCAGATTAAAGAAAACCCCCAAAAGTTTTTTTGGGGGTTATTTTTATACGAATATGAGAATTGAATATGATAAAATGAAAATAGAATTTGGTAGAAGATATTTACCAAAAAGCTTAGGGAGGTCAATTATGAAAGTCATTTTATTACAAGATGTTAAAGGACAAGGAAAAAAAGGAGAAGTAAAAAACGTATCGGATGGATATGGACAAAACTTTTTAATTAAAAAAGGACTAGCAAAAGAAGCAACTTCTGCTGCAATGTCTGAATTAAAAGGACAACAAAAAGCACATGCTCGTGAAGAAGCAGAATTAAAAGCAGCAGCAGAAAAATTAAAAGCGCAAATGGAAACTGAAGGATTTGAAGTAGTATTATCAACAAAAGCAGGAGCAGATGGACGTATTTTTGGTTCTATCTCTTCAAAACAAGTCGTTCATGCGTTAGAAGAACAACATCAAATTAAAATTGATAAACGTAAAATGAATATGCCTGCGCCAATTAAAGCCTTAGGTTATACAAATATTGAAGTGAAATTATATCCAGGTGTTACTGCGAAATTAGCCGTTCACGTGAAAGAACAATAATGGCAGAAGAGGTAGTAAAAAAGGAAGCACAAGAAGCTGTATTGCCGCATAATATTGAGGCGGAAAAATCGGTTCTTGGTGCAATTTTATTAAATAATGAATCTTTAATTGACGCTCTTGGTTATATTGATACAAGTGATTTTTATTTACGTGCTCATCAATTGATTTTCCAAGCGATGAAGGAATTAAATGATGAGAAGAAAAATATTGACCCAGTAACTTTGGGAGAAAAGTTAGAACGTAAGCATCAGTTAGAAGAAGTAGGAGATATCCCTTATTTAACAGAATTGTCTTATACGACTCCGACTGCAGCGAATATTAATTACTATGCAAATATCGTTGAAGAACGAAGTGCTCTACGTTCTTTAATTCGTGAAGCAACGATTATCCAACAAAAAAGTTATGAACAAAATGTCAATGTAACTGATCTTTTGGACGAAGCTTCTAGTCGTATTATGAAAGTTTCTGAGCACCGTGATCATCAAGCAATGCGTAAAGTGGGCGATATTATGTCCAATGTTATGGTGCAAATTGAAGAAATGAGTAAGCAAAATGGGATGATTACTGGCTTGTCTACAGGTTATCCTGCTTTGGATCGGATGACGACTGGATTACACGAAGATGAATTAATCGTTTTAGCGGCTCGTCCTGGGGTCGGAAAAACGGCTTTTGCCTTAAACATTGTGCAAAATGTGGCGGTTACACAACATTTACCTGTAGCGATTTTTAGTTTAGAAATGGGTGGAGAATCACTTGTCATGCGTATGATTGCCGCTCAAGGAATGATTCCTAACTATCATCTACGTTCTGGACAATTAACGGATGAAGAATGGATTAAACTAGGAATGTGCTTTGAGGAGTTATCAAAGGCAGATATTTATATTGATGATACGCCAGGGATTAAAATCTCAGAAATTCGTGCAAAATGTAAACGTGTTTTGCAAGAAAATCCAGATTTAGGTTTGATTGTGATTGACTATTTGCAATTAATTGAAGGGGGCGGAAAAGAAAACCGCCAACAAGAAGTATCCTATATTTCTCGTCAATTAAAAAAATTAGCCAAAGAATTACATGTTCCTGTGTTGGCACTTTCTCAATTATCTCGTGGAGTCGAACAACGAAATGATAAACGTCCAATGTTAAGTGATATTCGTGAGTCAGGGGCAATTGAACAAGATGCTGATATTGTCGCTTTTTTACATCAAGAAAGAACGCCAAGTGGCGATATTGATGAAGAGGAAGAAACGACAGAAGAGGATCAATTGATTGAAGTGTTAATTGAGAAAAACCGTAGTGGATCACGTGGCTCTGTTCAGTTAGCATTTATTAAAGAATATGGTCGTTTCTTATCTGTAAGTACAAGAGAAGATGGATAAGCATTTTGCTTTATTCTATAACAAGATTGCGTTATATTAAGAGTGTAAAGAGATTAATGAAAAGAGGAAATAATGATGACAGATTATGTAGCAAAAGAAGTTAAATTATTAAACAAAATTGCAGATCGTATTTCTATTTTAGATGGTGTATTAGACAAAATGGAAGATACAGATAGCAAAGTAAAACATTTCATGGAACAAGAAAAAGCATTACATGAAATTCGTGCAATCATCCGTGAAGAAAATAAAATCGGCAAAGAAGAAGAAAAAGCAGAAGCAAAAGAAGAAAAAGCTTTTGACGATGTAGCGAAAAAACAAGCTAAATTAATCGATAAAATTGCAGATAAAGTGGATGCATTAGATGATACTTTAGCTAAATTAGATGATGATGATTCTAAAGTAAAAAGCTATTTAGAACAAAAGAAAGCTGTATCTGAAATTAAAACAATTGTTAAAGACGCAGACAAATTAATGAACGAATAGAAAAAATAAAAAAAGGACGACGGAAATGTCGTCCTTTTTCTTTTGTAAAAGAAAAAAAACTCGCAACTGCGAGTAAAAGATACGTCACAGGAGGGATTCGAACCCCCGACCGTCCGCTTAGAAGGCGGATGCTCTATCCAGCTGAGCTACTATGACATTACTTTGTTATTATAAATAAAAGATTGCTTTTTTGTCAAGAATCCCTTTTATTTTTATCTTCTCTTCTACCAATGAAAAGAAGAAGGAAATAATTTTTGCCAAGATTCCATAAAAAATAGTTGACGCTAAAAATGATAAATGGTAACATTTAGTAGGTGCTTTATTAACAGGAGCATTTGAATGCAGTTTCTGCATTATTTTTTATTCGAAAAAAATGACACACCGGGATGTGTGTGTTTAGAAATGAATGGAGAGAGGAGGAAAACGGGAATGCCTACAATTAACCAATTAGTACGTAAACCTCGTAAATCTAAGTTAACTAAATCAAATTCACCAGCTTTGAACCATGGCTACAACAGCTTCAAAAAAGTTCAAACTAACGTGGACTCACCACAAAAACGTGGAGTATGTACACGTGTCGGTACAATGACACCTAAAAAACCTAACTCAGCGTTACGTAAATATGCTCGTGTACGTTTATCTAACTTAATCGAAGTTACAGCATATATTCCAGGTATTGGTCATAACTTACAAGAACACAGCGTTGTATTAATCCGTGGTGGACGTGTAAAAGACTTACCAGGGGTACGTTACCATATCGTACGTGGTGCTCTAGATACAGCTGGAGTTACTGATCGTAAACAAAGCCGTTCTAAATACGGTACAAAACGTCCTAAATAATAGGAACCTGAAACAAAAAATTATTGATTGGAAGGAGGAAATAGGATGCCTCGTAAAGGACCAGTTGCAAAACGTGACGTTTTACCAGATCCAATTTACAACTCAAAAATGGTTACTCGTTTAATCAACCGTGTAATGATCGATGGTAAACGTGGTACTGCATCAAGCATTATTTATAATGCTTTTGAAATTATTAAAGATAAAACAGGAAACAACCCATTAGAAGTTTTCAACCAAGCAATGGAAAATGTTATGCCTGTATTAGAAGTTAAAGCTCGCCGTGTTGGGGGTTCTAACTACCAAGTTCCCGTTGAAGTTCGTCCAGAACGTCGTGTAACTTTAGGATTACGTTGGATCGTAAGTTATGCTCGTCTTCGTGGTGAACACACAATGGAAGAACGCTTAGCGAAAGAAATTATGGATGCTGCTAATAACACAGGAGCTTCTGTTAAAAAACGTGAAGATACTCATAAAATGGCTGACGCTAACCGTGCATTTGCACATTATCGTTGGTAATATTAGGGAAAGATTGCTATGTGGCAATCTTTTTCACTACTTTATAAAAAATAACTTACAAGGGTGATGAACATGGCAAGAGAATTTAGTTTAGCAAAAACTCGTAACATCGGAATCATGGCCCACATCGATGCTGGTAAAACAACAGCAACAGAACGTATTTTATACTACACTGGTAAAATCCATAAAATCGGTGAAACACACGAAGGTGCTTCACAAATGGACTGGATGGAACAAGAACAAGAACGTGGTATCACAATTACATCTGCTGCGACAACAGCTCAATGGAAAGGCTACCGTGTTAACATCATTGACACACCAGGACACGTAGACTTCACAGTCGAAGTTGAACGTTCATTACGTGTGTTGGATGGTGCGGTTACAATCTTAGATGCTCAATCTGGGGTAGAACCACAAACAGAAACAGTATG contains the following coding sequences:
- a CDS encoding transglycosylase domain-containing protein produces the protein MGKKKKRHVVRNIFVTLLVVFCIGVLGVLGLFSYYIATAPKLDESKLEAQPATKIYDKDKKLVQTLGDSQRDTIETDEIPQQLKSAIISIEDRRFYNHIGVDPIRIAGALFSNIRGNALQGGSTLTQQLIKLSYFSTKEQDQTLKRKVQEAWLSIQLEQKVSKDQILDYYINKVYMNNQLYGMQTASKAYYGKSLDDLDLAQTALLAGMPQAPTLYDPYTHPKEATARRNMVLKAMYENDKITKAEYEKAEKESIKDGLKPLKQEDKQTKLLDNYVTQAVKEVEEETGKNPYLVGMDIYTNLDLDAQKQLYQIMNDNSIVPYPVDDPHEKGDEMKSAATVMDVNNGRVVAQLGDRDVKKEVQQGQNLAVDGKRDVGSTVKPFTDYAPAIEYLHYSTAKRVVDQPYYYSDTRKKVSNYDLTYKGTMTMKQALIDSRNVPAMEFFDAVGANRVEKFLKTGFDYEIAGGINQASAISQDMSSLKLASIYTAFANGGTYYKPTYVNKVVFANGEEQEIESKGQRAMSEATAYMITDMLKGVINQGTGTYARIPGIIQAGKTGTSNYEDKVKDRIIGDKEGVPDVTFVGYTTDYCISVWSGYTNYFHSIAPEYAHNSQLVYRNMMSYMMQNEPVKDWTQPDDVVRIGDALYVKGYTSNQNVPLSEDSETIRQNLQKDGHMVENGEATPASAEEGGEMPQDTSSSSSQEQSQGNTWETPTNMSGTTQSSSASSASVVSYDNAPQQNTNQSVNDQQNGNQQNVTNNAPATSAWAD
- the rpsL gene encoding 30S ribosomal protein S12; its protein translation is MPTINQLVRKPRKSKLTKSNSPALNHGYNSFKKVQTNVDSPQKRGVCTRVGTMTPKKPNSALRKYARVRLSNLIEVTAYIPGIGHNLQEHSVVLIRGGRVKDLPGVRYHIVRGALDTAGVTDRKQSRSKYGTKRPK
- the rpsG gene encoding 30S ribosomal protein S7, producing the protein MPRKGPVAKRDVLPDPIYNSKMVTRLINRVMIDGKRGTASSIIYNAFEIIKDKTGNNPLEVFNQAMENVMPVLEVKARRVGGSNYQVPVEVRPERRVTLGLRWIVSYARLRGEHTMEERLAKEIMDAANNTGASVKKREDTHKMADANRAFAHYRW
- the dnaB gene encoding replicative DNA helicase — its product is MAEEVVKKEAQEAVLPHNIEAEKSVLGAILLNNESLIDALGYIDTSDFYLRAHQLIFQAMKELNDEKKNIDPVTLGEKLERKHQLEEVGDIPYLTELSYTTPTAANINYYANIVEERSALRSLIREATIIQQKSYEQNVNVTDLLDEASSRIMKVSEHRDHQAMRKVGDIMSNVMVQIEEMSKQNGMITGLSTGYPALDRMTTGLHEDELIVLAARPGVGKTAFALNIVQNVAVTQHLPVAIFSLEMGGESLVMRMIAAQGMIPNYHLRSGQLTDEEWIKLGMCFEELSKADIYIDDTPGIKISEIRAKCKRVLQENPDLGLIVIDYLQLIEGGGKENRQQEVSYISRQLKKLAKELHVPVLALSQLSRGVEQRNDKRPMLSDIRESGAIEQDADIVAFLHQERTPSGDIDEEEETTEEDQLIEVLIEKNRSGSRGSVQLAFIKEYGRFLSVSTREDG
- the rplI gene encoding 50S ribosomal protein L9 → MKVILLQDVKGQGKKGEVKNVSDGYGQNFLIKKGLAKEATSAAMSELKGQQKAHAREEAELKAAAEKLKAQMETEGFEVVLSTKAGADGRIFGSISSKQVVHALEEQHQIKIDKRKMNMPAPIKALGYTNIEVKLYPGVTAKLAVHVKEQ